In a single window of the Labeo rohita strain BAU-BD-2019 chromosome 23, IGBB_LRoh.1.0, whole genome shotgun sequence genome:
- the ttpal gene encoding alpha-tocopherol transfer protein-like isoform X1, producing the protein MVERLLPVHGTDCGFLRQLMADQNGHIDLGPPREAVAGVGFPAPPPPIYACTLTPELVAKAREELQEKPEWRLRDVQALRDMILKDHPNLRTRLDDAFLLRFLRARKFDYDRALQLLLNYHASRKAWPEVFQDLKPSTVKHVLDLGFLTVLPRPDPNGRYILCLRPGKWKPNDYPFVDNIRAIYLTLEKLIQPEETQVNGIVILVDYAGVGLSQASNPGPLLAKKVVSILQDGFPIRIKAVNIINEPRIFKGIFAIIKPFLKEKMAERYVLHGSDLASLHRVIPQSVLPQEYGGVAGRLDMSAWSRTLLEAEEEFVVEFCQPDPLEGVIMPDSLLFDGEQAGAHGEDSFRHLRSQLYYCY; encoded by the exons ATGGTAGAACGGCTTCTCCCTGTACACGGAACTGATTGCGGATTTCTTAGGCAG CTCATGGCAGACCAAAATGGTCACATTGATCTTGGCCCACCAAGGGAAGCGGTGGCAGGTGTAGGCTTCCCAGCTCCTCCCCCACCCATCTACGCCTGCACCCTTACTCCTGAACTAGTGGCCAAGGCACGGGAAGAGCTCCAGGAGAAGCCCGAATGGAGGCTGCGGGATGTCCAGGCATTACGAGATATGATACTGAAAGACCACCCTAATCTGAGGACAAGATTAGATGATGCATTTCTGCTGCGCTTCCTCAGGGCCAGAAAGTTTGATTATGATCGGGCCCTTCAGCTACTCTTGAATTATCATGCCAGCCGGAAAGCCTGGCCTGAGGTGTTCCAGGACCTGAAGCCCTCCACAGTGAAGCACGTCCTAGATCTGGGTTTTCTCACCGTCCTGCCTAGACCAGACCCTAATGGACGCTACATACTGTGTTTACGACCAG GTAAATGGAAGCCTAATGATTACCCATTTGTGGACAACATTCGGGCTATTTATTTAACACTGGAGAAGCTGATTCAGCCTGAGGAAACCCAAGTCAATGGAATTGTTATCCTGGTGGATTATGCAGGAGTTGGCCTCTCTCAAGCCTCTAATCCAGGACCGCTGTTGGCAAAGAAAGTTGTCAGTATCCTTCAG GATGGCTTCCCAATCAGAATAAAGGCTGTAAACATTATAAACGAGCCACGTATCTTCAAGGGTATTTTTGCGATAATTAAACCATTTCTGAAAGAGAAAATGGCAGAGAGG TATGTCCTTCACGGTTCAGACTTGGCCTCTCTCCACCGAGTCATTCCCCAGTCTGTGCTGCCTCAAGAGTATGGAGGAGTGGCTGGAAGACTTGACATGTCTGCCTGGTCCAGAACCCTGCTGGAGGCTGAGGAAGAGTTTGTGGTGGAGTTCTGTCAGCCGGATCCTCTGGAGGGCGTCATTATGCCAGACTCCTTGCTGTTTGACGGAGAGCAAGCTGGCGCACATGGAGAGGACTCCTTCAGACATCTACGTTCCCAgctttattattgttactgA
- the ttpal gene encoding alpha-tocopherol transfer protein-like isoform X2 gives MADQNGHIDLGPPREAVAGVGFPAPPPPIYACTLTPELVAKAREELQEKPEWRLRDVQALRDMILKDHPNLRTRLDDAFLLRFLRARKFDYDRALQLLLNYHASRKAWPEVFQDLKPSTVKHVLDLGFLTVLPRPDPNGRYILCLRPGKWKPNDYPFVDNIRAIYLTLEKLIQPEETQVNGIVILVDYAGVGLSQASNPGPLLAKKVVSILQDGFPIRIKAVNIINEPRIFKGIFAIIKPFLKEKMAERYVLHGSDLASLHRVIPQSVLPQEYGGVAGRLDMSAWSRTLLEAEEEFVVEFCQPDPLEGVIMPDSLLFDGEQAGAHGEDSFRHLRSQLYYCY, from the exons ATGGCAGACCAAAATGGTCACATTGATCTTGGCCCACCAAGGGAAGCGGTGGCAGGTGTAGGCTTCCCAGCTCCTCCCCCACCCATCTACGCCTGCACCCTTACTCCTGAACTAGTGGCCAAGGCACGGGAAGAGCTCCAGGAGAAGCCCGAATGGAGGCTGCGGGATGTCCAGGCATTACGAGATATGATACTGAAAGACCACCCTAATCTGAGGACAAGATTAGATGATGCATTTCTGCTGCGCTTCCTCAGGGCCAGAAAGTTTGATTATGATCGGGCCCTTCAGCTACTCTTGAATTATCATGCCAGCCGGAAAGCCTGGCCTGAGGTGTTCCAGGACCTGAAGCCCTCCACAGTGAAGCACGTCCTAGATCTGGGTTTTCTCACCGTCCTGCCTAGACCAGACCCTAATGGACGCTACATACTGTGTTTACGACCAG GTAAATGGAAGCCTAATGATTACCCATTTGTGGACAACATTCGGGCTATTTATTTAACACTGGAGAAGCTGATTCAGCCTGAGGAAACCCAAGTCAATGGAATTGTTATCCTGGTGGATTATGCAGGAGTTGGCCTCTCTCAAGCCTCTAATCCAGGACCGCTGTTGGCAAAGAAAGTTGTCAGTATCCTTCAG GATGGCTTCCCAATCAGAATAAAGGCTGTAAACATTATAAACGAGCCACGTATCTTCAAGGGTATTTTTGCGATAATTAAACCATTTCTGAAAGAGAAAATGGCAGAGAGG TATGTCCTTCACGGTTCAGACTTGGCCTCTCTCCACCGAGTCATTCCCCAGTCTGTGCTGCCTCAAGAGTATGGAGGAGTGGCTGGAAGACTTGACATGTCTGCCTGGTCCAGAACCCTGCTGGAGGCTGAGGAAGAGTTTGTGGTGGAGTTCTGTCAGCCGGATCCTCTGGAGGGCGTCATTATGCCAGACTCCTTGCTGTTTGACGGAGAGCAAGCTGGCGCACATGGAGAGGACTCCTTCAGACATCTACGTTCCCAgctttattattgttactgA